In Verrucomicrobiota bacterium, the genomic window TGGTTCCAAAACGGGCGGCGAAGAGTTTGTAGAAGTGAGCCAGATTAGGGAGTCCGCAGTCGTCTGCGATGTGAAGGATCGTGTCATCCGTGCCGGAAAGTCTTGCGGCGGCGTGTTCGAGTCTGGCCGCATTCACGATCTCCGTGGGGCTGATGCCGAGATGGGTGCGGCATGCCCGCGCGACATGATCGGGACTGCGTCCGGCAAGGCGGTAGAAAGACTCAATGCCCTGGGGGAGATGCTCGGTTTTCCTGATTCCATGGCATGCGGCATCCAGCCAATCGGGAACCGCAGGGCGTGGTGTCTCCGAATCTGCGGAGTGGCATCTCAGAAATAAAATTTCGAGCAGAAAAAGATCCAACTGCGCCCGTGAACGGACGGCTGAGTTCAGGCGCTGGGACTGTCGCCTGATGGCAAGAAAGTCCTCATGCCGAAGAGGAATTTCTCTCGATGGCGATGAGAGTTGCATCGGATCTTTTTCTTCAGGGAAGTATCTTTTCAACAACTCCTCCCAGCAGCGCTTGGAGAAGGCCAGATTTACAATACGCATCGTCTTTTCCGCTCCAGCACTAAGCGCGTGGATGTCGGTATCCTTCACCAGCACGACCATTCCTTCCCGGAGAGAGCGTTTGCGGTGGTTGATGTGATGCACTCCCTCGCCCTCCTCGACCCAGAAGATTTCATAAAAATCGTGATCGTGAAAATTGCTTGGAACCGAAGAGTCAAAAAAGCCGCTGGCATAGTGATAATGCTGACCGGCGGGCACAAAGCGTTTCAGAGGGAGCCGATTCATGGTTAATGGCAAATGCCGCTATAGCATAATAAAAAACATCCCCAGCGGAAGAATGTTTTTTCCACCCATGCTTTGATCGGAATCCTTATGAGCACCACATCCACCATAGTCCCGCCACGCCTCAATGCCGACGAAGTTGCGCAATACAGCAATGACGGATACTTCGTATTCAACAAACCGGTTCTGCCAGCAGACCGCTTTCAATCCCTGAAGAACTGCTTCGAGGGTATCCTTGCCAACCTTCCGGCCGACGAGCGTCCCGAGGCCATGGATGTTCCCCACTTCATGCATCCCGAGTTGCTGAAGTATGCCTTCGATGAAAACATCCTCGCCCTTGTCGAGCCGATCGTCGGTCCCGACATCGCGCTCTTCTCCACCCACTTCATCTGCAAGCCGAAGGGCAATGGCAAGCGCGTCCCTTGGCATGAGGACTCCGCCTACTGGAAAGGCCAGATCGACCCGATGGAAGTTGTCACCGTCTGGTTGGCGATCGATCCCTCCACCAAAGTCAACGGCTGCATGAAGGTCATTCCCCGCACGCATGTCGAGGGACAGAAGGGATTTTCCGACTACGATGCCGTTGATATGGCAACGAGCGTCTTCGGCACCGAAATCAAAAAGGAACAGCGCGAAGACGAGCGTCAGGTTTGCATCGAGCTTCAGGCCAACGAATGCTCACTGCATGATTCCCGTATCATGCACGGCAGCGAACCGAATACCTCGCAGATCCGCCGCTGCGGATGGACGATGCGTTTTGCCAGCACCGCCTGCAAATTCAATGAAGAGAAATTCGCCGGCGCGCATCAGGTCTACCTGGCAAAGGGGCGCGACCTTGGCGGCAACCGCTATGCCGACCCTACCCGGTCCTATCCGGAAGTGATGGCCGCCCGTGGCGCCTCCACTCGTTACAAGAACGCTCACTAAAATGAAACCGGCGTCGCGCACGCGGTCCGATCCCGTTTGCGCCGCGCCTCATCGCCTCTTCATTTGCGGCGGCAGCTTTTTGGCAAGAACGGGTTGTCGCGCTATAGCCAAATTAATTTGAGTCATTGCCACAAAATGCAGAAGAGGCACAAGAGGGAGGAAGGAATGTTCACATCAACCCCCCTGTTCACTCCTTCATGCTCTTCGTGGTGATCTGTCAAAAAGCTCTTTTTTCCGGCAGGAATCTGCTGAGTCTTTCGGCGATGGGCGCCAATCCTCCCCGGCATCCATGCCTCAGGGCATCAGGGCCTCGGTGGATCGGGGCTTTCCGAAAGGGGGTGAGGTTCGGTTATCGCCGGGGTGTCGGCTTTTCGAAGAGTTCGCCGGGGTTGTCCTTGATCAGCACGCCCGGCCCGTGGCCTCCGCGGTCGAGGATGAGTTCCTTGAGCGCTCCGGAGTCCATGACATTGTCCTTGATCACCACATTCCGCAGGGCCTGCGCCACGACCCCGAAATCGGGCGACCAGTTCTCCTCCCGGCTGAAGCCGGTGCTGCCCTCGTTGTTCTCGTCATCGAGTCCGGCAACCATGGTGTTGGCGGCGACGGTGACGCCGCGCGCGCCGATGAGAACGATGTGGGCGCTGCAATCCTCGCCCGGGCGGTTCCAGACGGGACGGCCGCTGCGGTAGATCATGTTGCCGGTGATGGTCGTGTAACCGACTCGGCCGACTATGCGGTCGGTCACGACCGGATTGTCCGGTGTGGCCGCGAAGAGGATTCCCGGGCCGCTGCGGTCGATGTAGTTTCCGGTGATGTTGTAATGGGAACCGTTGAGGATGCGCAGGCCGCCGAGTTGGTTCCACTCGATCCTGTTGCCGGTGATGGTGACGGCGTTATTCTCGCCGATACTCGCGTAGCCGGCACCGCCATTGAGGGAAAACCAGTTATCGAGGACGAATCCGTCCCAACCGCGCACGGAGAGGCCGTGCCCCTTGTTTTCGGAAAACATGTTGCCTCGGACCCGGAAGCACCAGATCCGGCTCAGGCGCACTCCGTCGCCGCTGAAGCGCGAGACCTTGCAGCCCTCGATGAGCGGGCTGTCCTCGGTGGTGCCGTAGTCCGGCTTGTCCACCAGGATGCCGTGCACTCCCTCGCCGAGATGCTGTCCATCGAGGCAGAGTCCGTTGACGCGCGCGCCGATGGCGAGCGTGAGATCGAGCAGGCAGGGGGCGGCGGGATCGATGAGCTTGAGCGTGGATCCTCCGTTTCCCTTCCAGGCATAGGCGGGCGAGCCGGTGATACCGGTGTTGGGATGAACCTTCAGCCGGCCTACGCAATAGGTTCCCGGCGAAACCTCGACCGTCGCCTGGCTCTCCGCCGCGAGATCAAGGAGCTTCTGGAAGACTGCCGTGTCATCGGTGATGCCGTCGCCTTTGGCGCCGGCGGATTTGACATTGAAAGGAGTGGTCATGGTTTTAGTGAGCGATGTCCGAGGGGCACGGGTCGTAGTGGGGATGAGGGGCTTTCGGGATGCGGAGCCCGCCGGTTTGGTAAACCACGGGGGCGCTATCGCATTCGATCCTCAGCACGGGCCAGAGGCCGGTCTCGTCGGTTGCGGGCACATTGGCGATCTGAACGCGTGTGCCGGTCTGGGTGAAGGGCAGAGCCTCGCCGTTGTCGAGGCGGCTCACGGAGAGGACCTTGTTCTGCAGTCCGCCGAGGGTCGCCTTGTCGCCGGGAGAGCGGCGCAGCAGCCAGAAAAGGGAATTTCCCTTCACTGTCATCGGGCCGTGGAAATTCCAGTCGCCGCGATGGTTGCCGCGTTCCTGCAGGCTGAAGGTGAAGAGTTCGGTGCCGTAGATCGCCTCGCCGTTTTTGCGGAGCCACTCGCCGACGCGGTGCAGCACACGGGTGCAGGGCTCCGGCACGACGCCCTCCGGCGTGGGCCCGACATTGAAAAGCAGGTTACCGTTCCCCTGCGCGCAGCGGGTGAGCATGTCGAGGACCTGCGACTCGGTTTTCCATTCATGGTCGCCGGCATGGAAGCTCCAGCTCTCGTTCATCGTCACGCAGGCTTCCCACGGGCGCCACGGATTCGGCGCGCTGAGGTGCTGCTCAGGCGTGGCGAAGTCGCCCGGCAGGCCGTTGCGGCCGTTGAAGAGGATGTGCGGCTGGATCCCGCGGACCATGGCGTTCATCTTCTCCGCCTGCCAGCCATCGGCGTTGAACGGCCACCAGCCGTCATACCAGAGGATGTCGATCGGGTTGTAGCGGGTCACCAGCTCGCGGATGCGCGCGTGCGTGGCGGCGATGAACTTCTCGTAGGCGGCGGGATCCTCCAGCGCGGCGACCGAGTCGGGCTGGTCATACCAGTTGTTGAGGCTGTGGTAGAGCCCGACCTTGAGGCCGTGCTTGCGGGCGGCGGCGATGATCTCGGCGACGAGATCGCGTCCGGCCGCACCGCTGTTGCCGATGTGGAAATCCGAGAGTTCGGTCGGATAAAGCCTGAACCCCTCGTGATGCATCGTCGTGAGCACGACATAGCGCATGCCGGCATCCACCGCCATGCGGCAGAGCCTGTCGGCATCGAAATCCTTCGCGGTGAAGCGGGCGGCGAGCTGCTTGTATTCCTCCAGCGGAATCTCCTCGCGGTTCCAGACCCACTCCGCGCGTCCGAGCAGGGAGTAGAGGCCGTAGTGGATGAAGAGCCCGTAGCGGGCTTCGGTGAACCAGTCGGTTGAAGCGGTCATTTGGGTAAACACAAAAAATGCATCAGAGGGGAGGATGTACCAAGGATTTTATCAGGATCCAACGGTTGCGAAGCAACGACCGGGCAAGCAAAACAGGGATAGAGATGCATGGAGGTTTTCACAGGGATAAAGGGGATGAAGGGGATAAAAATGAGTTGAGTCATGGCCACAAGATGCACAAGAGGCACAGGAAAATAGCACCTATCCGACTGGGCTTCATCTTCTGAACGTGTGATCAATCAAACCTTCTGCCAAAACACTTCACCACGAAATTACCAGGTGATCCCTTCCTTCATCCCTCTTGTGTTTTTTGTGCACCTTGTGGCTACACCTTTTCTAAAACCGCTCTAGACTGAAGGCTGGAGGCTGCTAGCGAAATACAGGCATGGTACCCAGCGCATCGCGCTGTGGTGGATGCTGAGTGGGGGATCACGAAAATCCGGGATGAAATCAATGGGCGCCAACTCAGGGATTTTTCTCCCGCACGGAGTCGATTTCCAGATTCCGAACGCGCTGCCAGCGGAGTGCCGGGCGCGCGTCGGGGGCGATCGTGCGGAAGACGAGATTCGAGAGTTTCACATCCTCGACGTCCCTCAAAAAGAGGGCGTAGGAAGGGAGCATGCCGAAGGCGTCGCAGGAGGGATAGGAATCGCGCTTGGACTCCACGCTCGATTCGGCGAGGGCGTCGTCCCCTCCCCCTTCGAATTCCAGGTCGCAATTCGCGATGCGGACGCCCCGTACCGGCTCATCGGGCAGGCCCATGATGTATCCGCCGCGCGGTCCGGCCCGGCGCGCGGAGACATGGGATATTGAAATGTTGCGGGCGAACTGGACCGGGATTTCCTCCTTTTCACCGGAGGCGACCCGGCCGCGATCCCCGAGCTTGATGAAGAACGGGACGCGGACCTGATCCATCTGGACATGGCTGACGGAGATGTTTTCCAGCATGCCGCCGTCGACGCAGCCGATGGCGATCCCGCAGGCGCCGCGCCAGTCGCCACCCTGAGTGCCCGTGCCGGTCTCCTCGACGAGGCTTGGCACCATCTGCAGATTCGACACGGTGATGTTGCGGAAGCCGCCGTTGGACTCGGTGCCGGTCTTGAAGTGGTTGCAATGCGTGCGTGTCAGGCAGTTGGTGACGACGACATTCTCCGTGGGCCGGTCGGCGCCGGATTTCAGGCAGATGGCGTCGTCGTGGGAATCGATCACGCAGTCGCTCACCACCACATCGGTGCAGGAATCGATATCGCATCCGTCGTTGTTGCAAAAACCATGATGATTGAAAACATCAAGTCCCCGCAGGCGCACCTTCACGCATTTCAGGTAGTGCTGCATCCAAAAGCCCGAGTTGAGCAAGCGAAGTCCCTCGACCACCACATCCTCGCATTCAATGAAGAGGATGTTCCTGGGCACTGCGGTCCAGAGATCCCCCGGCCTCATCACCAGCAAGCCCCCCTGCCCGTCAACGGTGCCGGCTCCGCTCAAGCGGATGCGTTTGGCCTTATGCGCGAAGAGAAGGGCACGCACGCCGTTGCGGCCTTCGTAGAAGGGCACGGGCGACGGGTTGTAATGCGTGTAATCGGCGAGGTCGGGATTCCCGAGAAGGACGGCACCGGCCTCGAAATGGAGATGGATGTCGTCGCGCAGTTCCAATCCGCCGCAGAGGTAGCGTCCGGCGGGAAAAACAACGGAGCCGCCGCCCGCGCGGGCGCATTCGTCGATGAGAGTCTGGATGGCCCGGGTGTTCAGGGTGGCGCCGTCGGGCACGACGCCGTGTTCGAGGACATTGATCATGGGATTCGGCGGATTGGCCTCAGCGAAGGAGACCGTGGTTTTCGGCGGCCTGGAGCCATGCATCGGCAATGAGACGGGCGCCGGCGTGTGTGGGATGAATCCCGTCGTAGGCCCAGTGGGCGGCGGGGGCGCGCAGGCAGGCGTCATCGAAGATTTCCTGAAGCGGAACAAGCGGCAAGCCGCGTTCCCCCGCGATGCGGGCGATTTCTTGGCGGCGGCGGGAGAGATGCTCCCGCCAGTAGGGAGTGACCACATCCACCTCGAGCAGGAACGGCTCGAGAAGCAGGATTTTCGTCTCCGGCTTGCGCTCCAGGACGGAATCCAGGAGCCAGGCGTAGTTCTCCTGAAACTTCGCGAAGGCCTCGGCGTCCCTGCGGGCCTTCTCCTCTTCAGGCAGACTCGCGTCGGAGTGGGTGTATTTGCAGAAATTCTGGGTGTCATTCACACCGGCCAGCAGCGAGAGGAGATCGGGTGCGATTTGCAGGGCATCGGCCTCCCATCGCGCGGCGATCTCGGCGACCTTGTGTCCGCTGATGCCCCTGTTGACGAACTCCCAACCGCGGTCGGGGCGTGTGGCCGCGAGGTGCGAGGCCACGAGGAAGGCGTAGCCGTTGCCGAGTTGATAGGCGGGGTTGATTTCCTCCGGCTTGCGGAAGGCGTCGGTGATCGAGTCACCTTGGAACAGGATTTTCATGATTGTTTTGCAGGAAGCGTCAGGATTTTGGACTCGTTGGTATTTTCAACATGTCCAGCATTACCGGCCAGGCATCGTCGGCGTAAAAGCGGTGTCCTCCGTCGCAGATCACATGCCGGCAATTCTCCGGAGATCCAACCGCCTGGTAAATCTCCTGCACCCTTGCAAATTCGGCTTGGGCGGGTCCGATAGGGAATATCCCGTCGCACTTGCCATTTACAATGACAAGTGGCTTGGGCGCGATCAGTCCCGCTATGTCGCCCATTTCCGCATGCAGGAGCAGATTTGGCACATAGTTGCAAACACAGTGGAATGTCGCCTGAATGGACGCGGCAAAAGTGGAGAAGCAGCAGGCGGGCATTGCGGCTTGCACCCGTGGAAGGAGCGCTGCCGCGAACAGTGTTGTCGTGCCTCCACCGGACTCTCCCATCAGACCGACTTTGTTCATAGCCACATCACCGCGCTGCTCAAGATAATCGATGGCACGATCGATATCATAAACGCGCTCGGCCAGCAGCGTCGACCCGACCAACATAGCGTTCATTGCCGCCTGGTGGCACAGATAATCGAGATGCTGCCACTGCAGGCGTTCCTGCCTTTCCCCGAACGAGCGTTGTTCAACGCACAACGCCGCGATGCCACGCGCCATGCAGCCGATCCCGAAATCCTGGTCACCGTCCACCGCCATCGCGACAGATTCGTCCTCGAAGTTGACTGCGATCGAATTGTGCATGCCGGTGGTATGCCCTTGCAGGCAGATGAAGAAATTGTATGGGGGCTGGGCAGATTTGGGCAGGCAGACATAAGCCGGCACATCGGCACCGGGTTCAGAGGTGAACACAATTTTCTCAATCGTCCCCAGCGGATGCTCCCTCTTCCAAATCGTCCGCACATTCAGCGGAACGGGCTCGGGGACGAATTTCATGTAGCCGATCAAGTCAGCCAACTTCCCCCGTAACTCGCTTTGCCAGGCTGAAACATCACCGCCCTGGTATGCCGAGGCAGGCTTCGTGCGCGCGGTCCAAGCTCGGTGGACAAGGGATGGAGAGAGGTTCAGATCCTCCGGCTTGCGGAAGGCGTCGGTGATCGAGTCACCTTGGAACAGGATTTTCATGATTGCTGGAATGAATATTGACCACAGAGAACAGTGAAAACACAGAGGAAAAAAAGACGGCGCCCCTAGGGAATTCCCTAGCTTCAGCCCTCTTCGGTCTCTCGGCTATGCCCTCGGTGGTTTAAAAATCCCTCGGGACCGATTCCTTCTTTCATACTTCCAATCTTCACCCACTGGAAACAGCGAGGAGCCCAACCTTTTTTGGGACTCACCATCCGGATGAACGATCCAGGCCTGTTGGCGCGCTTCCTTATACCATCTCCACTCTTATTCCGGTTGAATTCGCTGGTTCTTTCGGCGATGGGCGTTG contains:
- a CDS encoding SGNH/GDSL hydrolase family protein — encoded protein: MKILFQGDSITDAFRKPEEINPAYQLGNGYAFLVASHLAATRPDRGWEFVNRGISGHKVAEIAARWEADALQIAPDLLSLLAGVNDTQNFCKYTHSDASLPEEEKARRDAEAFAKFQENYAWLLDSVLERKPETKILLLEPFLLEVDVVTPYWREHLSRRRQEIARIAGERGLPLVPLQEIFDDACLRAPAAHWAYDGIHPTHAGARLIADAWLQAAENHGLLR
- a CDS encoding phytanoyl-CoA dioxygenase family protein is translated as MSTTSTIVPPRLNADEVAQYSNDGYFVFNKPVLPADRFQSLKNCFEGILANLPADERPEAMDVPHFMHPELLKYAFDENILALVEPIVGPDIALFSTHFICKPKGNGKRVPWHEDSAYWKGQIDPMEVVTVWLAIDPSTKVNGCMKVIPRTHVEGQKGFSDYDAVDMATSVFGTEIKKEQREDERQVCIELQANECSLHDSRIMHGSEPNTSQIRRCGWTMRFASTACKFNEEKFAGAHQVYLAKGRDLGGNRYADPTRSYPEVMAARGASTRYKNAH
- a CDS encoding alpha-L-fucosidase; its protein translation is MTASTDWFTEARYGLFIHYGLYSLLGRAEWVWNREEIPLEEYKQLAARFTAKDFDADRLCRMAVDAGMRYVVLTTMHHEGFRLYPTELSDFHIGNSGAAGRDLVAEIIAAARKHGLKVGLYHSLNNWYDQPDSVAALEDPAAYEKFIAATHARIRELVTRYNPIDILWYDGWWPFNADGWQAEKMNAMVRGIQPHILFNGRNGLPGDFATPEQHLSAPNPWRPWEACVTMNESWSFHAGDHEWKTESQVLDMLTRCAQGNGNLLFNVGPTPEGVVPEPCTRVLHRVGEWLRKNGEAIYGTELFTFSLQERGNHRGDWNFHGPMTVKGNSLFWLLRRSPGDKATLGGLQNKVLSVSRLDNGEALPFTQTGTRVQIANVPATDETGLWPVLRIECDSAPVVYQTGGLRIPKAPHPHYDPCPSDIAH
- a CDS encoding helix-turn-helix transcriptional regulator, which produces MNRLPLKRFVPAGQHYHYASGFFDSSVPSNFHDHDFYEIFWVEEGEGVHHINHRKRSLREGMVVLVKDTDIHALSAGAEKTMRIVNLAFSKRCWEELLKRYFPEEKDPMQLSSPSREIPLRHEDFLAIRRQSQRLNSAVRSRAQLDLFLLEILFLRCHSADSETPRPAVPDWLDAACHGIRKTEHLPQGIESFYRLAGRSPDHVARACRTHLGISPTEIVNAARLEHAAARLSGTDDTILHIADDCGLPNLAHFYKLFAARFGTTPRRYRMQARLIVGRDSLGKQDSK
- a CDS encoding right-handed parallel beta-helix repeat-containing protein translates to MTTPFNVKSAGAKGDGITDDTAVFQKLLDLAAESQATVEVSPGTYCVGRLKVHPNTGITGSPAYAWKGNGGSTLKLIDPAAPCLLDLTLAIGARVNGLCLDGQHLGEGVHGILVDKPDYGTTEDSPLIEGCKVSRFSGDGVRLSRIWCFRVRGNMFSENKGHGLSVRGWDGFVLDNWFSLNGGAGYASIGENNAVTITGNRIEWNQLGGLRILNGSHYNITGNYIDRSGPGILFAATPDNPVVTDRIVGRVGYTTITGNMIYRSGRPVWNRPGEDCSAHIVLIGARGVTVAANTMVAGLDDENNEGSTGFSREENWSPDFGVVAQALRNVVIKDNVMDSGALKELILDRGGHGPGVLIKDNPGELFEKPTPRR